The Paracholeplasma brassicae genome contains a region encoding:
- the cysS gene encoding cysteine--tRNA ligase: protein MKLYNSLSNQIEPFNPVTEKKLNMYVCGPTVYNYIHIGNARPVIFFDVVKRLFSYLGYQVNYVSNITDVDDKIIQEAKKLGIEEQKLTAYFVKAFKEDVTALGSDLPNQMPHATNYINEMVFYINDLIEKDAAYFKGDTVYFRVNQSKDYGRLSNQILENLNVGARIEQDQNKEYPFDFTLWKQTTEGISFDSPWGKGRPGWHTECAVMNHEIFKDVIDIHGGGSDLKFPHHENEMAQSCAHDNHHLANYWMHVGRLDFKDEKMSKSLGNIILVKDLLEAYDYQAFRLLVLSHHYRQPINYSDALMKQFDNEWQRIKRALKQAFVEISIKHFQLTDKNEDAINLFVDHMCDDFNISNSMTVLYDQLKALNRSKDIKEIARLFNTIITMLELLGIKMDLVPLTNNQIELYNAWQLARNEKRYQDADVIRNRLSEEGIL from the coding sequence ATGAAGCTTTACAACTCCTTAAGCAATCAAATCGAACCATTTAACCCGGTAACAGAAAAGAAATTAAACATGTATGTTTGCGGGCCAACGGTTTATAATTATATCCACATCGGAAATGCCAGACCGGTCATTTTCTTTGACGTCGTAAAACGCTTATTTTCATACCTTGGCTATCAAGTCAACTACGTATCAAATATTACAGACGTGGATGATAAAATTATCCAAGAAGCTAAGAAATTAGGCATTGAAGAACAAAAGCTAACGGCGTATTTCGTTAAAGCCTTTAAAGAAGACGTGACTGCCTTAGGTTCAGATTTACCCAATCAAATGCCTCACGCAACCAACTACATCAATGAAATGGTGTTCTATATTAACGACTTGATTGAAAAAGACGCGGCCTACTTTAAGGGGGATACGGTTTATTTTAGAGTGAATCAATCAAAAGATTATGGTCGTTTATCAAACCAAATTCTGGAAAACTTAAACGTCGGTGCACGAATCGAACAAGATCAAAACAAAGAATACCCGTTTGATTTTACCCTTTGGAAACAAACCACAGAAGGCATCAGTTTTGATTCACCGTGGGGGAAAGGTAGACCTGGTTGGCATACCGAATGTGCGGTCATGAATCATGAAATATTTAAAGACGTGATTGATATTCATGGTGGTGGCTCGGACTTGAAGTTTCCACACCATGAAAATGAAATGGCACAAAGTTGTGCTCATGATAACCATCACTTAGCTAATTATTGGATGCACGTCGGTAGACTTGACTTTAAAGATGAAAAAATGAGTAAATCACTGGGTAACATTATTCTAGTAAAAGATTTATTAGAGGCATACGACTATCAAGCGTTTCGTCTTTTAGTGTTATCGCATCATTACAGACAGCCAATCAATTATTCCGATGCGTTAATGAAACAGTTCGATAATGAATGGCAACGAATCAAACGTGCGTTAAAACAAGCGTTTGTTGAAATTAGCATTAAACATTTCCAATTAACGGATAAAAATGAGGACGCAATCAACTTATTTGTCGATCACATGTGTGATGACTTTAATATCTCTAATTCAATGACCGTACTATACGATCAATTAAAAGCGTTAAATCGTTCGAAAGACATTAAAGAGATCGCTCGACTATTCAACACAATCATAACTATGTTGGAGTTACTTGGTATCAAAATGGATTTAGTCCCATTAACGAACAATCAAATTGAACTTTATAACGCTTGGCAATTAGCACGAAATGAAAAAAGATACCAAGACGCGGATGTGATTAGAAATCGATTATCAGAAGAAGGTATTCTATGA
- the gltX gene encoding glutamate--tRNA ligase: MTKVRVRYAPSPTGLLHIGNARTAIFNYLFSKHLGGDFIIRIEDTDVKRNVVGGEKSQLDNLKWLGLDWEESPDKGGNYGPYRQLERLDIYQKYANELLERGLAYKEYKEDSDAYAIRFKVPKDKTYAFDDLVRGTLKFESKEVEDWIMIKDNGIPTYNFAVVIDDHLMEITHVLRGEEHITNTPKQMMVYEAFGWEIPRFGHMTIIVNEQKKKLSKRDHSIVQFIGQYREMGYLPEALFNFITLLGWSPSINEEILTKEQIIELFESKRLSKAPAMFDVVKLQYINHQYMKKLSPEAFASFVKPFLVEAKIDIKSDEWLENLCSLLHDRTSYGKEIVSLYNEFFSDEFEIEAEAMAFLKENETTLQTIKSFKSILEQSSFLPDAIKEEIKAVGKDVGVKGKLLFMPVRIASTGVMHGPELPMALSLLGKEKVLNRITQTINLLEANQ; the protein is encoded by the coding sequence ATGACAAAAGTAAGAGTAAGATATGCACCAAGCCCAACGGGGTTACTACACATCGGAAATGCGAGAACAGCCATATTTAATTACCTGTTTTCAAAACATCTAGGTGGGGATTTTATTATCCGTATTGAAGACACTGACGTAAAAAGAAACGTCGTTGGTGGCGAAAAATCTCAATTAGACAATTTAAAATGGCTAGGTCTTGACTGGGAAGAATCACCAGATAAAGGTGGCAATTATGGCCCTTATCGTCAATTAGAACGATTAGACATCTATCAAAAATACGCAAATGAACTACTTGAACGTGGTCTTGCTTATAAAGAGTACAAGGAAGATTCGGACGCTTATGCGATTCGTTTCAAAGTACCAAAGGATAAAACCTATGCCTTTGATGACTTGGTTCGAGGGACGTTGAAGTTTGAATCAAAAGAAGTTGAAGACTGGATTATGATCAAAGATAATGGTATACCAACGTATAACTTTGCTGTGGTCATTGACGATCATTTGATGGAGATCACTCATGTATTACGTGGGGAAGAACACATCACAAACACACCAAAACAAATGATGGTTTATGAAGCATTCGGTTGGGAAATACCACGCTTTGGACACATGACAATCATTGTTAACGAACAAAAGAAAAAGTTATCAAAACGCGATCACTCAATTGTACAATTTATTGGACAATACAGAGAAATGGGCTACCTACCAGAAGCACTATTTAACTTCATCACACTGTTAGGCTGGAGCCCATCGATTAACGAAGAAATATTAACCAAAGAACAGATCATCGAACTATTTGAATCAAAGCGTTTATCTAAAGCGCCTGCTATGTTTGATGTGGTGAAACTTCAGTACATCAACCACCAATACATGAAAAAACTGTCACCTGAGGCATTTGCGTCTTTTGTCAAACCTTTCTTGGTTGAAGCAAAAATTGACATCAAATCCGATGAATGGTTAGAAAATTTATGTTCTTTACTTCATGACCGCACAAGTTATGGTAAAGAAATCGTCTCTTTATACAACGAATTTTTTAGTGATGAATTTGAAATTGAAGCAGAAGCAATGGCCTTCTTAAAAGAAAATGAAACGACACTTCAAACGATTAAATCATTTAAATCGATATTAGAACAATCAAGTTTCTTACCAGACGCGATTAAAGAAGAAATTAAAGCGGTTGGAAAAGACGTCGGGGTCAAAGGTAAACTCTTGTTCATGCCGGTGCGAATTGCATCAACCGGCGTCATGCATGGGCCTGAATTACCAATGGCATTATCACTATTAGGCAAAGAAAAAGTACTAAACCGTATTACACAAACCATTAACCTACTGGAGGCTAATCAATGA
- a CDS encoding InlB B-repeat-containing protein — protein MKKLLTVFAFLTLVLALVACQTKTFTVTFDTDGGPNVPAQTVEDGKKATEPSEPSKTGYVFDGWYKESTFTTEWLFDTMVVKSDLTLYAKYTLDGPTDVQKVDSVHSMLDLGDISALTNQSPRLTLATQRDGVSISWHIDKTDYIAVNGVVSQPEAEVGDQVVKLTATLTLNSVTKEKVFNAIVLALPDVTEAPLLIDETFDYTNGLIQESVTPWAPVSGKTGTSLYTVVDSIPGVMLPEGSKALKVEALTETQLEASITHSYAVVVVEMDVMQTAASNGSAVHIQTSASSPAIGFGIDGRDIYYRVDNVQHKIYQVELNTWHTLRLEVDLVNQTFEVFYYSLEGQLVQVTPGKVSYTTVTSMTQLFLRTGSSTTTELRAPAYVTNIRANRIESMPRPEELVFLGEVEGIESSVSIEQDQPFTPSIPKVYNLFGEQRLLVLDTDYSLVVTNPVNTAIAGEYNVVYTFTNKSNEADVVEVTQVVTVYSKAQPNEITEVTMEEIPYKESLTTVTVNLLQPNGTLYYLFSDNEVESIETIKTGSSVEVTSLTVTLEEINPNAMDYIHVYVSLNGDSNVVSQVVNYEEVVYLSTPQEFYDITTSTGDQPTYVLLNDIDFEGFTWTAVNGSFKGKLYGEGFVIRNVSITISGNSIYGGIFSRTNGATIKDLVLDHITISGSTTRSGLLTGRNENTASVFENITIKNSSLIGGDSNGVGGLVGLVSKDLMISNIAIINTTVHAEAVKNVGAVVGRVDGATLSASDIFVDGVTVSSNATGGDVAVGGVVGYIRDSATSIANLDRVVVLNTILDGQVAGAAIGYVRAAGSATAENLYLEVEFRNAVGAGLLGRINDEVSKLTQTTIYGSLTNAMTGTAVQDLANTVIPTSDSWWTENLSAFTTSDLWTVNPDGSIILNLVIVEEKVFVEVSFENDVTISPISVEVGNTLILPEEPTKDGFTFEGWFTDVQLLTPFEETTPILQATILYAKWTEIQAPIYIVTFEVNEGSSVDPQQVIENELAVIPSEPSKPLFVFGGWYLDVSLENPFDFQTEITASITLYAKWIEEMTVSFVTEGSSVTDVKVAKGLTIDSPTTSKGFYDFVGWYLEDSFTTEFSFDTEITTNLTLYAKFVEQTPTVILTAQAFVDMLNSPEEREYHLGADLDLTGLSHTPTVFKGILDGKGFTISNFTFNGEGRGGLFTYFRGSAMNLVFDNAQVTSLNDRAGIIGGEVDALGVVVENIKIINSSVNANHDNGAGGLFGLVTDGKGELTARNIEIIDLTVTNLKKNSGGLVGYVRGIGDTIVEDIYLNNVTITATEGAGGLFGYVNNPKSAVVNRALLIDLSVTVSPNYGAFISGRVPDSNILSVTDVVILNSSVTGTRYLGEVNGRYTKTIQTNVFAQNSTLTGRADEGQQATLIDLETVVDIAWFNTNVPNFGLNGWDMTGFLPVLN, from the coding sequence ATGAAAAAACTATTGACTGTATTTGCATTTCTAACCTTAGTCCTTGCCTTAGTGGCATGTCAAACTAAGACGTTTACAGTGACATTTGACACCGATGGTGGGCCTAATGTGCCTGCACAAACAGTTGAAGATGGGAAAAAAGCAACCGAGCCTTCAGAACCTTCTAAAACAGGGTATGTCTTTGATGGTTGGTATAAAGAAAGCACATTTACAACCGAGTGGCTATTTGACACAATGGTGGTTAAAAGTGATTTAACTCTTTATGCGAAATATACCTTAGACGGCCCAACCGATGTTCAAAAGGTAGATAGTGTACACTCTATGCTCGACCTTGGGGATATTTCAGCATTAACGAATCAATCACCAAGATTAACACTTGCCACACAACGAGATGGCGTTTCAATTAGTTGGCATATTGATAAAACGGACTACATTGCAGTAAATGGTGTGGTAAGTCAACCGGAAGCCGAAGTCGGTGACCAAGTAGTTAAATTAACAGCCACCTTAACCCTTAACTCAGTGACAAAAGAAAAAGTATTTAATGCCATAGTCTTAGCATTACCTGATGTGACGGAAGCCCCACTGTTAATTGATGAAACATTCGATTACACCAATGGGTTAATCCAAGAGTCAGTCACCCCATGGGCGCCAGTGTCTGGTAAAACAGGGACGTCGTTATATACGGTGGTTGATTCAATTCCAGGGGTCATGCTACCTGAGGGATCAAAAGCATTAAAAGTAGAAGCATTAACCGAAACTCAATTAGAAGCCTCAATTACACACAGTTATGCTGTCGTTGTGGTTGAAATGGACGTGATGCAAACAGCCGCATCTAACGGTTCAGCCGTACACATTCAAACGTCTGCCTCATCACCAGCCATTGGGTTTGGGATTGATGGTAGAGATATTTATTATCGAGTGGATAACGTCCAACACAAAATATACCAAGTTGAACTAAATACATGGCATACGCTTCGCTTAGAAGTCGATCTAGTCAATCAAACTTTTGAAGTGTTCTATTATAGTCTAGAAGGTCAACTTGTCCAAGTAACACCAGGGAAAGTTTCTTATACTACAGTTACTTCGATGACGCAATTGTTCTTAAGAACTGGATCATCAACGACTACTGAATTAAGAGCACCTGCTTACGTAACTAATATTAGAGCTAATCGTATCGAATCGATGCCTAGACCTGAAGAACTAGTTTTCTTAGGTGAAGTTGAAGGTATTGAGTCAAGTGTATCGATTGAACAAGATCAACCATTTACACCAAGCATTCCTAAGGTATATAACTTATTTGGTGAACAACGATTACTTGTTTTAGATACAGACTACAGTTTAGTCGTAACAAATCCAGTGAACACAGCAATCGCTGGTGAATACAATGTCGTATATACATTTACAAACAAGTCAAATGAAGCTGACGTCGTAGAAGTAACACAAGTAGTGACCGTTTATTCGAAAGCTCAACCAAACGAAATTACTGAGGTCACAATGGAAGAAATTCCTTACAAAGAATCGCTAACGACGGTAACGGTGAACTTGTTACAACCGAATGGGACACTTTATTATCTATTTAGCGACAATGAAGTCGAATCAATTGAGACGATTAAGACAGGTAGTTCCGTTGAAGTCACTTCATTAACTGTTACATTAGAAGAAATAAATCCGAATGCCATGGACTATATTCATGTCTATGTTAGTTTAAATGGGGATTCGAATGTGGTATCACAAGTGGTAAACTACGAAGAAGTCGTATACCTTTCAACGCCGCAAGAATTCTATGATATTACAACCTCTACCGGTGATCAACCAACCTACGTGTTATTAAATGACATTGATTTTGAAGGATTCACTTGGACGGCGGTTAATGGCTCATTTAAAGGAAAACTGTATGGTGAAGGTTTCGTTATTCGAAATGTCTCAATCACAATTTCAGGTAACTCCATTTATGGTGGTATCTTCTCAAGAACTAACGGGGCAACCATAAAAGACCTTGTGTTAGATCACATCACAATCAGTGGTTCAACCACACGTAGTGGTCTACTAACGGGACGAAATGAAAATACCGCTTCTGTATTTGAAAATATCACCATTAAAAACTCAAGTTTAATTGGTGGGGATTCGAACGGTGTCGGTGGATTGGTTGGTTTAGTTTCTAAAGACCTAATGATTTCAAACATCGCAATCATTAACACAACCGTTCATGCAGAAGCAGTTAAGAACGTGGGTGCAGTGGTTGGACGTGTGGATGGTGCAACTCTAAGCGCCTCAGATATTTTTGTTGATGGTGTGACGGTTAGCTCAAATGCAACTGGCGGCGATGTGGCTGTTGGTGGTGTGGTTGGCTACATTAGAGATTCAGCCACAAGCATTGCAAACTTAGACCGTGTGGTGGTGTTAAACACAATCCTAGATGGACAAGTCGCAGGTGCAGCCATCGGTTACGTTAGAGCGGCAGGTTCTGCAACAGCAGAAAATCTATACTTAGAAGTTGAATTTAGAAATGCCGTTGGTGCTGGCTTACTTGGCCGTATCAACGATGAAGTATCTAAATTAACGCAAACAACAATTTATGGGTCATTAACGAATGCAATGACAGGCACAGCGGTACAAGATTTAGCAAACACCGTCATTCCAACATCGGATTCATGGTGGACTGAAAACTTATCTGCGTTTACAACAAGTGATTTATGGACAGTTAACCCAGATGGATCAATTATTCTTAATCTTGTGATTGTTGAAGAAAAAGTGTTCGTTGAGGTTTCGTTTGAAAACGACGTGACAATCAGCCCAATCTCAGTTGAGGTTGGAAACACATTGATATTACCTGAGGAACCAACCAAAGATGGATTTACATTTGAAGGTTGGTTTACAGACGTTCAATTGTTAACGCCATTTGAAGAAACTACCCCAATTTTACAAGCAACCATTCTATACGCAAAATGGACAGAAATACAAGCACCTATCTATATCGTGACGTTTGAAGTCAACGAAGGTAGCAGCGTTGATCCTCAACAAGTGATTGAAAATGAATTAGCAGTCATTCCAAGTGAACCGTCGAAACCTCTGTTTGTTTTTGGTGGTTGGTATCTTGATGTTTCACTTGAAAATCCATTTGATTTTCAAACAGAAATAACTGCTTCAATCACACTATACGCTAAATGGATTGAAGAAATGACGGTTAGTTTTGTTACTGAAGGCTCAAGCGTCACTGATGTCAAAGTAGCTAAAGGTCTTACAATTGATTCACCAACCACTTCAAAAGGCTTTTATGATTTTGTGGGTTGGTATTTAGAAGATAGCTTTACAACAGAGTTTTCATTTGATACAGAGATTACAACAAACTTAACATTATATGCTAAATTTGTTGAACAAACACCTACTGTTATATTAACAGCACAAGCGTTTGTCGATATGCTTAATTCGCCTGAGGAAAGAGAATATCATCTCGGTGCTGATCTTGATTTAACAGGCTTATCACATACACCTACTGTATTTAAGGGGATCTTAGATGGTAAAGGCTTTACAATCAGCAATTTCACTTTTAATGGCGAAGGCCGTGGTGGGTTATTTACTTACTTTAGAGGTAGCGCAATGAATCTTGTGTTTGATAACGCACAAGTCACATCTTTAAATGATCGCGCAGGTATTATTGGTGGTGAAGTTGACGCACTTGGTGTGGTCGTTGAAAACATAAAAATCATCAATTCGTCTGTTAATGCCAACCATGATAACGGTGCTGGTGGCCTCTTTGGATTAGTTACAGACGGCAAAGGTGAATTAACTGCAAGAAATATCGAGATTATTGATTTGACTGTCACTAATTTAAAGAAGAATTCGGGTGGACTAGTTGGTTATGTTAGAGGTATTGGTGATACAATCGTAGAAGACATCTATTTAAATAATGTCACAATTACTGCAACAGAAGGTGCTGGTGGGCTCTTTGGTTATGTTAATAATCCGAAATCTGCAGTTGTAAATCGTGCATTGCTGATTGATTTATCTGTGACTGTTTCACCAAACTATGGCGCATTTATTTCAGGTAGAGTACCAGATTCAAACATACTGTCAGTTACTGATGTTGTCATATTAAATTCATCAGTTACAGGTACACGTTATTTAGGTGAAGTAAATGGTAGATACACAAAGACGATTCAAACCAATGTGTTTGCACAAAACAGTACGTTGACTGGTCGTGCAGACGAAGGTCAACAAGCAACTTTGATTGACTTAGAAACAGTGGTTGACATTGCTTGGTTTAACACGAATGTTCCAAACTTTGGTTTAAATGGTTGGGATATGACGGGTTTTTTACCGGTATTAAACTAA
- a CDS encoding Mini-ribonuclease 3, translating into MIEARLLNGVALAYIGDSYYELSIRKYLLSLGLTKVNELHKKAIKYTSGSNQSEIILKMMETNYLSEDEILYYKKGRNASGPGRKNIDMQTYHNSTGFEAMIGYLYLENSQRADEVIKKAIELVNEKEGLYV; encoded by the coding sequence ATGATTGAAGCCAGACTTTTAAATGGGGTGGCTTTAGCCTACATTGGTGATTCTTATTACGAGTTATCAATCAGAAAATACTTATTGTCTTTGGGTCTTACGAAGGTAAATGAGTTACATAAAAAAGCGATTAAATATACCTCTGGTAGTAATCAATCTGAAATCATTCTAAAGATGATGGAAACAAACTATTTAAGTGAAGATGAAATTCTATATTATAAAAAAGGGCGCAACGCAAGTGGTCCTGGTAGAAAAAACATTGACATGCAAACCTATCATAATTCGACGGGTTTTGAAGCGATGATCGGCTATTTATATTTAGAAAATAGTCAAAGAGCCGATGAGGTCATCAAAAAAGCCATTGAACTGGTGAACGAAAAGGAGGGTCTCTATGTCTAA
- a CDS encoding DUF2779 domain-containing protein, translating into MKISKTGFLNLTRCDRYAALEEIYRQKGEAIVTFSEDLSDLMNEERIQKQRLLIDQMYDEEDNDLISEEDEQLKVMMPYYNQIEGLTATVVKDTFDGKLVFDMFDTYKQQRFEAQIDGYYFYCFLDGYLTDNEVFRVFETKATTTKKFLDLKVKGESIFIENDKGIYQLLNDYGIETDDKYDKKEAQLLDKYHSAGRYVYDLAFQRFVIENRADFDSRKSGKYYLAVLNSDYVFDGKVSSSNEPIYSNDIIKLIDLTSVTERYQETIKNDIKQVIKRLNHMDAREVKLGKHCQKGDRRECPFYEVCFSKVPKENSLFTYIGSHYGFKDPYGIKHDRFDLINEGKTKLLDIPYEWLERDNNQIQHQVVSSNRTFFDEGKILAGLGELRYPIYHLDFETFPCPLPRFKGEKCYSQSLFQYSIHIEKSPASCDKENDHYGFLAKDTNDHREELITSMLDVIKEDGGTILVYNIAFEKTRIAELAELFPKYKDRLYDLKDRLFDLMDIVKTNSKFYIDLGYDEKHAKRVNFYADALNGSYSIKKVLPIFTSLSYQDLNVSNGTEALVTYASFPSMDQLTYQRRYKDLIDYCKQDTWAMVEILNALRKQVNQTNN; encoded by the coding sequence ATGAAAATTTCAAAAACGGGGTTTTTAAACCTAACGAGATGTGACCGTTACGCCGCTTTAGAAGAAATCTATCGACAAAAAGGCGAAGCAATTGTGACTTTTTCAGAAGATTTAAGTGATTTGATGAATGAAGAACGCATTCAAAAACAACGCTTGCTTATTGATCAAATGTATGACGAGGAAGACAACGACTTAATTAGTGAGGAAGATGAGCAGCTAAAAGTGATGATGCCTTACTACAATCAAATTGAAGGCTTAACCGCGACCGTGGTTAAAGATACGTTTGATGGGAAGTTAGTTTTCGATATGTTTGATACGTACAAACAACAACGATTTGAAGCACAAATCGATGGCTATTATTTCTATTGTTTTTTGGATGGCTACCTAACGGATAATGAGGTATTTCGTGTCTTTGAAACCAAAGCAACCACGACAAAGAAATTTCTTGACTTGAAGGTGAAGGGCGAATCAATCTTTATTGAAAACGACAAAGGTATCTATCAGTTATTAAACGATTATGGGATAGAAACGGACGATAAATACGATAAAAAAGAAGCGCAACTCTTAGATAAATACCACAGCGCAGGCCGCTACGTCTATGACCTAGCGTTTCAACGATTTGTGATTGAAAACCGCGCTGATTTTGATTCAAGGAAAAGCGGTAAATATTACCTAGCGGTACTCAATAGCGATTACGTTTTTGATGGCAAAGTGTCAAGTTCAAATGAACCGATCTATTCGAATGACATCATTAAACTAATCGATTTGACAAGCGTAACAGAACGTTATCAAGAAACAATCAAAAATGACATCAAACAAGTCATCAAACGCTTAAACCACATGGACGCTAGAGAAGTAAAACTAGGTAAACACTGTCAAAAAGGCGACCGAAGAGAATGCCCATTTTATGAGGTTTGTTTTAGCAAAGTACCAAAGGAAAATAGCCTTTTCACCTACATTGGCTCTCATTATGGATTTAAAGATCCTTATGGCATTAAGCACGACCGGTTTGACTTGATTAACGAAGGTAAAACAAAACTATTAGACATTCCCTACGAATGGTTAGAAAGAGACAATAACCAAATACAGCATCAGGTCGTCTCTTCAAATAGAACGTTTTTTGATGAGGGTAAAATTTTGGCCGGTTTAGGTGAATTACGCTACCCGATTTATCATTTAGACTTTGAAACATTTCCTTGTCCATTACCAAGATTCAAAGGGGAAAAGTGTTATAGTCAATCGCTATTTCAATACTCGATTCACATTGAGAAATCACCAGCGTCTTGTGATAAAGAAAACGATCACTATGGCTTTTTAGCCAAAGACACAAACGATCACAGAGAAGAATTGATTACTTCGATGCTTGATGTGATTAAAGAAGATGGTGGGACAATACTGGTTTATAATATTGCCTTTGAAAAGACGAGAATTGCTGAACTAGCAGAACTTTTTCCAAAATACAAAGATCGGCTTTATGACTTAAAAGATCGCTTATTTGACTTGATGGATATTGTAAAAACCAATTCGAAGTTTTACATAGACCTAGGCTATGATGAAAAACACGCCAAACGCGTCAATTTTTACGCGGATGCGCTCAATGGGTCTTATTCCATTAAAAAAGTACTTCCAATTTTTACGTCACTATCGTATCAAGACTTAAATGTCTCAAACGGGACCGAAGCACTAGTGACCTACGCAAGTTTTCCATCGATGGATCAATTAACCTACCAAAGACGTTACAAAGATTTAATTGACTATTGTAAACAAGACACATGGGCAATGGTAGAAATATTAAATGCCTTAAGAAAACAAGTCAATCAAACGAATAATTAA
- a CDS encoding GLUG motif-containing protein, translating to MKRILGLFSVALLLFLVSACSEKFDVAITIENMEPARTSVYLELDVHDPYNNIVDKSIYVVVYEGKTEVNRKTATKTDDVTSVEFTGLAVGKTYNLSVFATYDKKTHVMTKSSFTTSEVGGSETNPKLISTTEDFYQMKLDPNAYYRLENDLDFNNESFNNIFFSTTFTGSFDGNNKEIKNVKLDQVNTYLGIFGYNKGNIKDLTVRNVEMVVEKSTQYIGILAGRNTGIIENVNIVDSSISLNYSRTGQIYVGGMVGLLENPSSVKNSSVSNVTIELAMTGRSEPFVGLLAGRMQAGQLNDVSATGEIKSLTKDISYYGGLVGVVENVGNVVARITNAKSDVSMNLSLDVTSTLSTDALMALYAGGLVGGNFGGNIQSVYSNGTIDVEKASNTASYNKDNDRLVIGGLIGFSNGTINEALASVDLILGRSEEVSFLSIEQLFVGGLVGQQVGDKTTNSLALEAVINVYLDNTMSAFLSSVVGSDFENSNAFKDVVITYDGIPYTAVTVVRTTTDDIDFVDLVALETSVSDYFTSAYIKAILEESV from the coding sequence ATGAAACGTATTTTAGGATTATTTAGCGTTGCACTACTGTTATTTTTAGTTTCTGCATGTTCAGAAAAATTTGATGTAGCAATTACAATTGAAAATATGGAACCAGCAAGAACGTCTGTTTATTTAGAACTTGATGTTCATGACCCATACAACAACATTGTTGATAAGAGCATTTACGTTGTTGTCTATGAAGGTAAAACGGAAGTTAACCGCAAGACGGCAACTAAAACGGATGACGTCACGTCGGTTGAGTTTACAGGCTTAGCGGTAGGGAAAACCTATAACCTATCGGTTTTTGCCACTTACGATAAAAAAACACACGTTATGACAAAATCAAGTTTTACAACCTCTGAGGTTGGTGGGTCTGAAACAAACCCGAAACTGATTAGCACAACCGAAGATTTCTATCAAATGAAGCTTGACCCAAATGCCTATTATCGCTTAGAAAACGATCTTGATTTTAATAACGAATCATTTAATAACATCTTTTTCTCAACGACGTTTACAGGGTCATTTGATGGCAATAATAAAGAAATCAAAAACGTTAAACTAGATCAGGTTAATACATACCTAGGAATATTTGGATATAACAAAGGAAACATCAAAGATTTAACGGTTCGTAATGTTGAAATGGTGGTTGAAAAATCAACACAGTACATTGGAATCTTAGCAGGGCGTAACACCGGTATCATTGAAAATGTCAACATCGTTGATTCATCAATCTCATTAAATTATTCTCGAACTGGGCAAATTTACGTGGGTGGAATGGTTGGGTTATTAGAAAACCCATCATCGGTCAAAAATTCAAGTGTTTCTAATGTAACAATTGAACTTGCAATGACCGGCCGCAGTGAACCATTTGTTGGACTTCTAGCTGGTCGTATGCAAGCAGGTCAATTAAACGATGTATCAGCGACTGGTGAAATTAAATCACTCACGAAAGACATTTCGTATTATGGTGGTTTGGTTGGTGTTGTTGAAAACGTCGGTAACGTCGTTGCAAGAATCACAAACGCAAAATCAGACGTCTCAATGAACCTTTCATTAGACGTAACCTCAACGCTTTCTACAGACGCATTGATGGCTCTTTATGCGGGTGGTTTGGTTGGTGGTAACTTTGGTGGAAACATCCAAAGTGTCTATTCAAACGGAACAATCGACGTTGAAAAAGCATCAAACACAGCAAGTTATAACAAAGACAATGACCGTCTGGTTATCGGTGGTTTAATTGGTTTTAGTAATGGCACAATTAACGAAGCTTTAGCAAGTGTCGATTTAATCCTAGGTCGTAGTGAAGAAGTTAGCTTCTTATCAATCGAACAATTATTTGTTGGTGGTTTAGTCGGCCAACAAGTGGGAGACAAAACCACGAATTCACTTGCACTTGAAGCTGTGATTAATGTCTATTTAGATAACACGATGAGTGCGTTCTTAAGTAGTGTCGTAGGTAGTGACTTTGAGAATTCAAACGCATTTAAAGATGTCGTAATCACATATGACGGGATACCTTACACAGCAGTAACCGTTGTAAGAACTACAACCGATGACATTGATTTTGTGGACTTGGTTGCCCTTGAAACAAGCGTGAGTGATTATTTCACCTCAGCTTACATCAAAGCAATTCTTGAAGAATCCGTTTAA